In the Dermochelys coriacea isolate rDerCor1 chromosome 25, rDerCor1.pri.v4, whole genome shotgun sequence genome, one interval contains:
- the OCEL1 gene encoding occludin/ELL domain-containing protein 1 — translation MANSTSSREKRQPIVESDGDPLNSSWQMWPSPAWIRASGRSYPGKTDLSDSFDSSTHEPPLPAQPPVGDVPRSSENQEASLLKPVRRFIPPSWKNFFQRWRREPEPFPPLAYATAQSSPPVSPLLDRRGPARDGSSSSGFQEPPWSSLSECNQETEMSPPKSQQGQPALPSYEEKLEAYNLKYSYMKSWPGLLRLMAGLELLFGGMVFACVCAYIQKDYQWYNLYGGNLLSDGLFGGGYGYNYYGPMTPFVLVVASLAWLVTVILLGLGVTMYYRTILLDSHWWPLTEFALNIIMFLLYMGAAIAYVNDVNRGGLCYSLFASNPLIAAFCRVEGGQVAAIAFLFITTLLYLAGALVCLKMWRHEMARKQREAFEALHNPVLLQARPKRIVFQDEVMPSRSLPGKVTKQLAFSEKGEELGALSCSIPTGHTPKPHIVPDYVVKYPGICCPEEREKYKAVFNDQYAEYKELYHEVHAALQKFKELDAVMSRLPCLTPSKKEQRRVSNIWKEYKKKKRDPTFLEKQERCDYLKKKLVHIKAQIQEYDRTAKEGSMYF, via the exons ATGGCGAACTCCACCTCCTCCAGGGAGAAGAGGCAGCCCATCGTGGAATCGGACGGAGACCCACTAAACTCCTCCTGGCAAATGTGGCCCTCGCCAGCCTGGATCAGGGCATCTGGCAGGTCCTACCCTGGCAAGACCGACTTGTCTGACTCTTTCGATTCCTCCACCCATGAGCCTCCCCTGCCCGCCCAGCCACCCGTCGGGGACGTCCCCCGCAGCTCGGAGAACCAAGAGGCCTCTCTCTTGAAGCCCGTCAGGCGTTTTATCCCGCCGTCATGGAAGAACTTTTTCCAAAGATGGAGGCGAGAGCCCGAGCCGTTTCCGCCGCTGGCCTACGCCACTGCCCAGAGCTCCCCACCCGTAAGTCCGTTGTTAGATCGCCGCGGGCCAGCCCGCGATGGCAGCTCCAGCAGTGGTTTCCAGGAACCCCCCTGGTCCAGCCTCTCTGAGTGTAACCAGGAGACAGAGATGTCTCCCCCCAAGAGCCAGCAGGGCCAACCTGCCTTGCCGAGCTATGAGGAGAAGCTGGAGGCCTACAACCTCAAGTACTCCTACATGAAGTCGTGGCCAGGCCTGCTCAGACTGATGGCCGGGCTGGAGCTGCTCTTTGGCGGCATGGTCTTTGCCTGTGTCTGTGCCTACATCCAGAAGGACTACCAGTGGTACAACCTGTACGGCGGGAACCTGCTGTCGGATGGCCTCTTTGGGGGGGGCTACGGGTACAATTATTACGGCCCCATGACCCCCTTTGTGCTGGTAGTGGCCAGCCTGGCATGGCTGGTCACGGTGATCCTCTTGGGGCTGGGGGTCACCATGTACTATAGGACCATCCTCCTAGACTCCCACTGGTGGCCCCTGACAGAGTTTGCCCTCAACATCATCATGTTCCTCCTCTACATGGGGGCGGCCATTGCCTACGTCAACGACGTGAACCGTGGTGGCCTGTGCTACTCCTTGTTCGCCAGCAACCCGCTCATAGCTGCCTTCTGCCGGGTGGAAGGGGGCCAGGTGGCGGCGATTGCCTTCCTCTTCATCACCACCCTGCTCTACCTGGCCGGGGCGCTGGTGTGTCTGAAGATGTGGAGGCACGAGATGGCGAGGAAGCAGCGAGAGGCCTTTGAAGCGCTA CACAACCCCGTCCTCCTGCAAGCCAGACCCAAGCGGATCGTCTTCCAGGATGAGGTGATGCCGTCCAGGAGCCTCCCAGGGAAGGTCACCAAACAGCTGGCATTCTCCGAGAAGGGAGAGGAGTTGGGGGCCTTGAGTTGCTCCATCCCAACGGGGCACACCCCGAAGCCGCACATCGTCCCCGACTATGTCGT GAAGTACCCGGGGATCTGCTGccctgaggagagagagaagtacAAGGCCGTCTTCAACGACCAGTACGCGGAGTACAAGGAGCTCTACCACGAGGTTCATGCGGCGCTGCAGAAGTTCAAGGAGTTGGACGCCGTGATGAGCCGGCTGCCGTGTCTCACGCCCAGCAAGAAG GAACAGCGCCGGGTCTCCAACATCTGGAAGGAATACAAGAAGAAAAAGAGG gaccccaccttCCTGGAGAAACAGGAGCGCTGTGACTACCTGAAGAAGAAGCTTGTGCACATCAAAGCACAGATCCAGGAGTACGACCGGACAGCCAAGGAGGGCTCCATGTACTTCTGA